A stretch of Chionomys nivalis chromosome 2, mChiNiv1.1, whole genome shotgun sequence DNA encodes these proteins:
- the LOC130870047 gene encoding C-X-C chemokine receptor type 1-like has protein sequence MAKADYFWAVTDNMTWDDFEKEFGNSSEIPTGDYFSPCKRVPVTNTWVLVAVYALVSLLSLLGNSLVMLVISSRRRSCSVTDVYVLNLAVADLLFSLTLPFWAVSKLKGWIFGTPLCKMVSLLKEVNFFSGILLLACISVDRYLAIVHATRTLTQKRHLVKFICLGLWSLSLFLSLPFAIFRQAYKPYGSGTICYEVLGKATTNFRIMLRGLSHTFGFLLPLVVMLFCYGSTLRTLFKARMAQKHRAMWVIFAVVLVFLLCRLPHNLALLTDTLLDTHLIEDTCKRRSAIDQALYITEFLAFSHSCVNPIIYAFVGQNFRRAFLKILANCGLARKEVLTPHRAAFHTSLTVR, from the coding sequence ATGGCCAAGGCTGACTACTTCTGGGCTGTTACTGATAATATGACGTGGGACGACTTTGAGAAAGAATTTGGAAATAGCTCCGAAATACCCACTGGAGATTATTTCAGCCCTTGTAAGAGAGTTCCAGTAACTAACACGTGGGTTCTGGTTGCCGTTTATGCACTGGTGTCCCTGCTGAGCTTGCTGGGAAACTCCCTGGTGATGCTGGTCATCTCATCCAGGCGAAGGAGCTGCTCTGTCACCGACGTCTACGTGCTGAACCTCGCCGTTGCCGACCTGCTCTTTTCACTGACCCTGCCCTTCTGGGCTGTCTCCAAATTGAAAGGCTGGATTTTTGGCACACCCCTGTGTAAGATGGTCTCACTCCTGAAGGAAGTCAACTTCTTCAGCGGTATCCTGCTACTGGCTTGCATCAGTGTGGACCGATACCTGGCCATCGTCCATGCCACACGCACGCTGACCCAAAAGCGCCACTTGGTTAAGTTCATATGTCTAGGCCTCTGGagtctctctttgtttctgtccCTGCCCTTTGCCATCTTCCGCCAGGCCTATAAACCATACGGTTCTGGAACAATCTGCTATGAGGTCCTGGGTAAAGCCACAACAAATTTTCGGATAATGTTGCGGGGCCTGTCCCACACATTCGGCTTCCTCCTGCCGCTGGTGGTCATGCTGTTCTGCTACGGGTCCACACTGCGCACGCTCTTTAAGGCCCGCATGGCGCAGAAGCACCGGGCCATGTGGGTCATCTTTGCGGTTGTGCTAGTCTTCCTGCTCTGCCGGCTGCCCCACAACCTGGCCCTGCTCACAGACACTCTCTTAGACACCCACTTGATTGAGGACACCTGCAAGCGCCGCAGTGCCATCGACCAGGCCCTGTATATCACCGAGTTCCTGGCCTTTTCTCACAGCTGCGTCAACCCCATCATCTACGCCTTTGTTGGCCAAAATTTTCGTCGTGCGTTCCTCAAGATCCTTGCGAACTGTGGCCTGGCTCGCAAGGAGGTTTTGACACCGCATCGTGCTGCCTTTCACACATCTCTTACTGTccgctaa